The Haliotis asinina isolate JCU_RB_2024 chromosome 3, JCU_Hal_asi_v2, whole genome shotgun sequence genome segment tGGGACTATGTCATGGGCATGTACACTTGAAGTATCTCTTGGGCATGTACAGTGGGActgtatcatgggcatgtacactTGGACCATATGATGTGCATGTACAGTTGGACTATGTCATGGGCATGTGCACGTGGACAAaatcatgggcatgtacagtGGGAcaatatcatgggcatgtacactTGGACTacatcatgggcatgtacactTGGAGAATATCATGGGCGTGTGGACTTGGAcaatatcatgggcatgtacagtGGAACTATGTCATGGACATGTACACTTGGAGTATATCTTGGGCATGTACAGTGGGACTttatcatgggcatgtacagtGGAACTATGTCATGGGCATGTACACTTTGACTATATCATGGACATGTACACTTGGACTATATTTTGGGCATGCACACTTGAACTAAATCACGGGCATGTACACTTGGACTATATGATGGGCATGTAGAGTGGGActatatcatgggcatgtacactTGGACTCTATCATGGCATGTAATGTGGGACTATGTCATGGGCATGTACACTGGAACTATGTCATGGTCATGTACACTTGGACTATATCCTGGGCATGTACACTTGGAcaatatcatgggcatgtacatTTGGACTATATCATAAACGTGTATACTTGTActatatcatgggcatgtacagtGGAACTATATCTTCGACATGTACTGTTTGACTATGTCATGGTCATGTACAGTGGgacaatatcatgagcatataCAGTAGGACTATATCATAGACATATATAGTTGGACTacatcatgggcatgtacatTGGGACTATATCATAAACATGTATACTTGGActatatcatgggcatgtacagtGGGACTATACCTTGTGCGGTTGGActatatcatgggcatgtacagtTGGACTATATCGTGGGCATGTATAGTTGGGCATGTGCACTTGGAGTATGTGCATGCTTTTATGAATCACTATACAATAGTGATGATACGAATTGTACGCGAAAGTGTACGTATCCTGTCCCAACGCGGGCACCCGTCTTAAACAAATAAAACCGCTAGTCAGCTGTTCGCCTAAACAACACGGGAACCCATGATTCAAGTTCGGGAATTGCATCATCaatgtcattttgtcattttacatTTGGAAAATGTCTCCATATGTCCGACATGAAACGTTTACAAAGTTTTTCTGAGCCCATGAATGTCAGATACCTACTGTCAGATACCTAATGTCAGATACCCTAAACAACTTTGAAGGATGAGTCGTCAGACGTTCTTTGACATCTTTACAGAAAGAATATGATTTATTGTTCGAATGTTTACCTTGACAGATTCGATGTTATCAGTGTTATCATAGAGTGAGTCAAGTATTTCACATATTGTGTTGTCATTGCATCTCTTATTGCAGTTTCGTCATCATTTTTCCCTGCACAGTTCTACTTCTTATTTAAATGTAGCGAAATTTCCATTTCTTATACATGCCTATCTTACTTTCTTTAATAATTGTAGTTCATATGGTATGTAAATGTTAATTTGTGTTATGTTATTTGTATCGATTGGGAGTATGATCCATAATGCTGGACAAACCTCTCCGTCTGGCTGTTTccaaaaatgtgttttctcgGTATTCCAGCACTGCCTTTGGATCCAACATAGCTATGTCTGAGAGGAAGTTCCATAAGTTGGCGGTCGGCAATGATGGCCACGTGTCACAGAAGTTCCCCACTGTCCTCAGCAGTATTTGCGAGGTCGATGCCACCTACTTCCCCTTTGACAAACAGGACTGTCCTCTTCAGTTCGGCTTGTGGGTGTATGATGACTCGGTAGTTGTTCTGAATGGCGACATGAAAGGTGACACTTCCTTCTACCAAGAGAATGCCGAATGGCATCTGACAGGGATCGGTGCAGTGACGATGCCGTATGTATTCAATGGTTTAAGCTATAGCACCGTAACCTACACTGTGTCTCTACAAAGACGACCAGCCTTCTTCATGGTAACGTTCTTCTTCCCGTGCTTCCTCATCTGTAGTATGTCGATCCTTGGCTTCTTCCTGCCCCCTGCTTCTGGAGAGAAGGTCGGGCTGGAGGTCACCCTGCTGCTGTCCCTGACGGTGTTCCAGTTTCTCACACTTGACACGCTTCCACCAAACTCCAAACCATTGCCACTTATGTGTAAGTCTACTTGAATATCTTTCTAAGTCTTCTTTCCATGACTCATACCTTTAAATAAAGACATTTTAATGGCCACTGACTTTAAACTATCAGGCATGTCATCTGGAAGCTTGTTTAACAACACCATTCCCAGTGATCATGTTACTAGACATAGGTGAGATAATCGATCATTGCTGCGATAAatttttcaaattatctttTGAAATATTCGTGCTGGTCATCAAGGCGATACTTATCTCCAGGCTCGGTGACTCCTCCAATGTTTACAGGTCGCCGTGACATAACTGGAGTAATGAGACGTAAAAcgacatttactcactcacatttgtTCCCTTTAAGTGCGATGTACAGTTTGACTATTTCAGGTATCTACCTTGTTCTGATCATGCTGCTAGCGAGTGCCTCGTGTGTGCTGGCTGTGGTTGTACTGAGGGTCCACCTGAAGGGGGAGCAGGGCTGGAAGGTTCCCTCTCTGGCAAGGTCTCTCCTTATCAACAAGCTGGGCCGCTTACTACGGGTGAAACGACCGCACATTCTCAGGGAACATGCACATGTAAGTAGCTCTTGAATCGTCGACATGCTGTCTGTGCTTTTTGTCTTATCACCTTACACAAATAGGCATCGAATCATTTCTTAAGTATTGAAACATCCAAATCCCTATTAAAGCTTTCAGAAAGGATTATTGTGGACGTGAAAAGATGAAGCAAAAGTGACTAAGGTCATGTCTCACGCGGGTCCCTATTCCGACTTGATTATACGCTCTTGTGTTTCTGATGTTTATGAGGCCTCGAATAATTGCTATTGGTCAGCGTTTGAACAACACTTAGTGATGATGGTTATTGGTCCTATTCTGTCCACCTTTGGCAGAGACTTCGTAAGTCCAAACAAGGTATTCCCTTGTATGTCAAGTAAGGATCATTTGTAATGGATGATATAATGATATTTCCAACGAAATCAGAATGTTCATGTTTTCGCGAATACCTGTGATCATCATTAACTGATAATGATTCTTGAAGACATGCACATTTTAATATAGTCGGAATCGTGCAATATACATGAGAGGTGACTCTCTGTATTGATGAGTCCTATGATGGGGTTACTTCTGTATCATATTAGTTAGTACCATATACTGTATCATATAGTTTAGTATCATATACTTGGTAATAGGTAATTACACTCTCAGTAGGGAAGCATACACGACATATTTTTCtctttattttcatttatttttttctgcaatGTGACTGATTTGCTTAATGTGCCAAATACGTGCCCCCAAACCATTCTAAACTGATTTTCAGAGTACATATCGTTTAATGATTTAGACTTTTTACCCGTGATCTGAGTGTGACAGTTTGTTTTACCAGGATGCTCTAAACCAAACACGAAGTGTTGGAGAGTCGTCGCCGCCAACAGACACTGACATGCCAGTTTCGTCGGTTTCCTCTGAAGAGTTCGGGGTCCTCTTACATTCATTTGACAGGATCTCGAAAAGTTTGAATCGCCTGCTGAAATACCTGAATGCTGAAAAGGAAGCAAATGAATCCGTGGAGTACCAGGACTGGCTCACTATCGCTCTGATCCTAGACCGATTCTTCCTCATCCTGTATGcgtctgtgtctgtcatcacgtTTATGATCTTCCTGATTGAACTCACTGCCTGATTCCATGttcagacatacagacagacagctgGTAGCCACATAGACAGAAGTAGACGTTTAGTTCcatatacagacatacggacagtTGGTGTGCTGCCATCGGTAGAGCGTTacatttacagacagtcacacatTTGATTGCCCCATGGCCAGAAGTTGACGTGTGTCCATGGCCATGTCCATCgcattgtttacatattttatgtttgtattggtgaatgtgtgtGTTATGCAGGATGCAATGATATGAATTgccattatatattattatgacACATATGTTTATGATTTACATGAGACAATAATTCGTTATATTCAAAATCTGAACGACCcataatttcagttttgatgagTGATTGTCGATTGTCATCACTGTAATCATAACGACTGAAGGTGTTATCTGTTTCCACTGGATCGAATAGTATTATTTTTCTTGAAGCTTAAGGAGGACATAGTTGATGATTATGAAACCACAGACGAGGAGGAGGTTGTTCAGGTGCAAGGATTTGTTGACCATACCCTAGACTGTCCTATAtcctgtatacatgtattgtctTGTGGTTGTAGTCGGCCTTGTCTTCCTCTTGCATTGGGATTCACTTGCACGCCTAACTTATGTACAAATCATGGGAGGTCAAGCTTGTCACTTGTGTCATAGAAGCACACAATTCATTTTCTTCATGCTTTACCAGACCGACATTTCTTGGATTATCGGTGACAAAGAACAAAATGCTTGTTGTCACATCAATGAATCAGATGGGGTGGCAAGCACTATAAAACaagtaatatttatataaagcTATCAAGACTCTCGAAATAGTAGGTATACGGCGAAATAGTAGGTATACGAAATGATTCATTTTTGAAAtaacacatttaaacattgaTGTTTCCATGTACATTTTCAGAATATGGTTGAATCGAAAAGTCCCAACAATTCAAAGTTTCTTTCCAAAGTAGAGGCT includes the following:
- the LOC137278656 gene encoding neuronal acetylcholine receptor subunit alpha-10-like: MSQVYCIWLAVLFRVVLCQQCGSSPCDILDTLLGSYQKDIHPPCDTPVEIHLGIALRQVVSLSETKQILSTNVWMRLNWTDCRLVWNVSDTNGTGTVYVPFDRIWTPDVTLYDDTAFGSNIAMSERKFHKLAVGNDGHVSQKFPTVLSSICEVDATYFPFDKQDCPLQFGLWVYDDSVVVLNGDMKGDTSFYQENAEWHLTGIGAVTMPYVFNGLSYSTVTYTVSLQRRPAFFMVTFFFPCFLICSMSILGFFLPPASGEKVGLEVTLLLSLTVFQFLTLDTLPPNSKPLPLMCIYLVLIMLLASASCVLAVVVLRVHLKGEQGWKVPSLARSLLINKLGRLLRVKRPHILREHAHDALNQTRSVGESSPPTDTDMPVSSVSSEEFGVLLHSFDRISKSLNRLLKYLNAEKEANESVEYQDWLTIALILDRFFLILYASVSVITFMIFLIELTA